One Arthrobacter sp. StoSoilB19 DNA window includes the following coding sequences:
- the nadD gene encoding nicotinate-nucleotide adenylyltransferase, with product MGGTFDPIHHGHLVAASEVAAEFDLDEVVFVPTGQPWQKSHKQVSEPEHRYLMTVIATASNPRFTVSRVDVDRPGPTYTIDTLRDLRAQRPDADLFFITGADALAQILSWKDIDELWSLAHFVGVTRPGHVLDGMGRDDVSLLEVPAMAISSTDCRARVAGNNPVWYLVPDGVVQYIAKYGLYSDPPPASADEITSEAREPASTE from the coding sequence ATGGGCGGGACATTCGATCCCATCCACCACGGCCACCTTGTCGCGGCCAGCGAAGTCGCGGCGGAGTTCGACCTCGACGAGGTGGTCTTCGTCCCCACCGGGCAGCCATGGCAAAAGTCCCATAAACAGGTCAGCGAGCCCGAACACCGCTACCTGATGACCGTCATCGCCACGGCATCCAATCCGCGCTTCACCGTCAGCCGTGTCGACGTTGACCGTCCGGGTCCCACCTACACCATCGACACCCTCCGCGACCTCCGGGCCCAGCGCCCCGATGCCGACCTTTTCTTCATCACCGGCGCGGACGCCCTGGCGCAGATTTTGTCCTGGAAGGACATTGACGAGCTGTGGTCGCTGGCCCACTTCGTGGGCGTGACACGTCCCGGGCACGTCCTGGACGGGATGGGCCGCGACGACGTCAGCCTCCTGGAAGTTCCGGCCATGGCCATTTCGTCAACGGACTGCCGGGCCCGTGTGGCAGGGAACAACCCGGTCTGGTACCTGGTCCCCGACGGGGTGGTCCAATACATCGCCAAGTACGGCCTGTATTCGGACCCGCCGCCTGCAAGCGCGGATGAAATAACTTCCGAAGCACGCGAACCAGCCAGTACTGAATGA